The genomic stretch CTCCTTGCTTTGCACGATCTATACGCTCAATTGCCGTCCCCAGATGGCAACTGTGCGACCAAGGGTCATGCGCATGCCACAGCGGTCAAACAAGCGAATCGGGCGGGTAATCCGGCATGACTTGCGGATGCTCGAGGATGAGATCGTCACGAAAGTGGTCGGTTTCCTTTCCGATGGCCAATCGGAGAACGCTAATCTCGCCTATGCGGATGTAGTAGTTGCCGGCGGGCTTGGACTCGGCGCTGCTGACAACCTGCAGCTCCTTAAGAATCTCGCGCAAACGATCGGCGGCGATTATGGCTGTTCTCGGCCGTTAGTGCAAAAGGGTTGGATGGCGGCTGATCGGCAGATCGGCCAAACTGGCAAAACGATCCGGCCGAAACTCTATATAGCGGCTGGGATATCAGGCGCGATCCAGCATCGCGTTGGCGTCGAGGGAGCAGATCTCATTGTCGCTATCAACACCGATCCGAACGCGCCAATCTTCGATTTCGCCAATATCGGTGTTGTCGCCGACGCGGTCAGTTTTTTGCCGGCACTGACGGAAGTTTTCATCAGACGGTTGGCACCGGGCAATCATATCAGGCTAGTGAACTGAGGTAAGACCCTATGACCAAGGAGAAATTCGACGCCATCGTCGTCGGCGCCGGTATGTCTGGAAACGCGGCTGCTTACACGATGGCAAGTCGCGGCCTAAAGGTGCTGCAGTTGGAACGCGGAGAGTACCCGGGCTCCAAAAACGTCCAAGGCGCCATACTGTACGCCAACATGCTGGAGACAATCATTCCGGATTTTCGGGATGACGCACCTCTTGAGCGGCATCTAATCGAGCAGCGTTTCTGGCTGATGGACGACACTTCGCACACCGGAGTGCACTACCGGTCGGACGATTTTAATGAGCCGACGCCGAACCGCTACACGATCATACGCGCCCAGTTCGACAAGTGGTTTTCGCGCAAAGTGCGCGAGGCTGGTGCGACAGTTCTGTGCGAGACGACGGCGACGGAGCTGGTTCTCGATGGCGGGGGTAAGGTGATAGGCGTACGCACTGATCGTGCTGGTGACCCCATCCACGCGGAAGTGGTCGTCCTCGCAGAAGGTGTCAACGGCCTGCTCGGCACGAGAGCAGGATTTCGCAAGGTGCCGAAACCCGAGGCCGTGGCACTCGCTGTCAAGGAAATGCACTTCCTGCCGGAAGAGGTCATCGGCGAGCGCTTCGGCCTTACCGGCGATCAAGGCTGTGTTATTGAAGCGGCTGGGACAATCTCGCGCGGAATGGCCGGATTGGGTTTTCTTTATACCAACAAGGAATCAGTCTCACTCGGTTTCGGCTGCCTTGTCTCCGATTTCGCAGCGACCATGGAAAGTCCATACACCCTTCTTGACGCCTTCAAGGACCATCCATCAATCCGCCCGCTCCTTGCGGGCTCGGAGGTTAAGGAATATGCGGCGCACCTCATTCCGGAAGGTGGGTACAAGGCAATTCCGCAGCTATTTGGAAACGGCTGGGTTGTGGTTGGTGACGCGGGGCAGCTTAACAATGCCGTGCACCGCGAGGGCTCTAATCTCGCCATGACGTCGGGTCGCATCGCCGGCGAGGCGATCTCCATAATCAAGAGCCAAGGATGCCCGATGGGCCCGGAAAACCTCTCCCTTTACAAGGCCATGCTGGACAAATCTTTTGTTGTGAAAGATCTTAAAAAATACAAGGACATGCCTGCCCTGCTCCACACGAACTCACGGAACTTTTTTTTGACGTACCCGCAGCTGCTGTCCAAGGCAGCGCAAAATTTCGTGCGCGTCGACGGCACACCCAAGATCGAGAAGGAAAAAGCGACCACGGCCGCTTTTGTCAAGGCACGTTCGCGATGGGGACTGTTCAGCGACGCGGTCCGCTTGGCACTTGCTTGGCGCTAAAGGGAGAAGCGAGATGACAGCTCCATTCGTTCGCATCGAGGATAGGCTTTACCAGAATCGCTATCTGGTGGACGCAGGGCGGCCACATATTAAAGTGCGACCGCATCAGTCTCCGAGCGCAAACTTGCTCGCACTGACGCGGATCTGCCCAGCCCAATGTTATGAGGTGAATGAAAACGGACAAGTGGAAGTTACTGCTGACGGGTGCATGGAGTGCGGTACATGTAGAGTATTGTGCGAAGCAAACGGTGATATCGATTGGAGCTACCCACGAGGTGGATTCGGTGTCCTCTTCAAATTCGGTTGATAGCAGCTAACTCTAGTCTCCATGAAACCAGACAGTGAAGCCAAAAGCATCTCGCTTTTGTCGAGCAAGACGGCTACATTTGCGTACTCTCAAGTGCCGATGTAAGCACCTGATAATATTAGCATCGCGGTATGTTCTCCTTGGGAGCATGAGCGGTCCGGACGGTGTTTCCAGGCTGAAATGCTGCACAATGGGCTCAATGAGGGTATGACTGAACGAACCGCTCAAACCATGCACAAACCGGATTTCTGGGCCAGCGGTATCTATCGGGTATCGAAAGTCTTGATTGGTCCAGCCAATCTCGAGACCAAGCTCGCCAATGTCATTAAGGCCCTCTCCGCAATTCTCCCAATGCGGCGCGGCGCAATCGTCGTTCTGAATGCTGGAGGAGCGCCCGAGCTGGTTGCAACGCTCGGCGTGGAGCAAGCATCTCAAGGCGCTCGCTGCATTCCGGCGAAGGCTGCAATAGACAGAATCCTCGCAAAAGGCGCGCCACTGGTCGTACCGGACACTTGCAAGTCGGACCTGTTCCAGGCTGAGCTTCAAACCAGCTCGAACGCCACCGGCCCGACCACCTTCGTTGGCGTCCCGATGAAGGTGGATCAAGAAACGCTTGGAACACTATGGCTCGACCGCGCCAAGGATGGCGGCACCAGGATACAATTCGAGGAAGAGGTGCGTTTCCTGTCCATGATTGCCAACCTTGCGGCCCGGGCCGTTCGGTTGGATCGCCACCAGAGCCGCGATGGTCAGTCAATCTTGGGCGAGGAAGGAGCCCGCAAGACTAGTTCAGGCGAGAAGGAACTCCCCGAACCTGCCCCACAACGCCCCACAAAAATCGATTGGATCGTTGGGGAAAGCCCTGCGCTCAAACAGGTGGTCGAAAGCGTCAAAGTTGTTGCAATAACCAATTCTGCAGTGCTTCTCAGGGGTGAAAGCGGCACAGGCAAGGAGTTCTTTGCCAAGGCCATCCACGAGCTTTCACCTCGAAGAAAGAAGCCCTTCGTGAAGTTGAACTGCGCCGCACTGTCTGCAGGCGTCCTGGAATCGGAACTGTTTGGACATGAAAAGGGCGCCTTTACTGGGGCCATCTCTCAGCGCGCAGGTCGTTTCGAATTGGCGCACGGTGGAACCCTGCTGCTCGATGAGATCGGCGAGATTTCGCCGGCCTTTCAAGCGAAACTGTTGCGCGTCCTGCAGGAGGGTGAGCTTGAGCGAGTCGGCGGCACAAAAACACTCAAGGTGGACGTTCGACTCATATGCGCCACGAACAAGGATCTAGAGGCGGCAGTCGCGGATGGGGAGTTCAGGGCCGACCTCTACTACCGGATCAATGTGGTACCCATATTTTTGCCGCCTCTCAGGGAGCGAAATGGAGATATTTCACGCCTTGCGAGGGTTTTTCTCGACCGATTCAACCGAGAAAACAATCGGGATCTCACATTCACGCCGGCTGCGCTCGAGCTCTTGTCAAAATGCAACTTTCCCGGCAACGTCCGAGAGCTTGAAAATTGCGTCCGGAGGACCGCCACTCTCGCGCGTTCGGGGACGATCCTTCCATCAGATTTCTCCTGTCTGAAAGACCAATGCCTTTCTTCAATGCTCTGGAAAAGCGCTGACCGTCCACTTGCGGGCAATACACTCAATGGGACGGTCGAATCCCCGGTCAGCTTCGGTTACTCCACCGGACCGGCCGGCTTAACGGTGGCACCACATCTAACCGACCGCGAGTTGCTAATCAGTGCTATGGAGAAGGCCGGCTGGGTTCAGGCAAAGGCAGCTCGGATTCTGGGCCTCACACCGCGGCAAGTTGGCTATGCATTACGTCGCCATCGTATACAGGTGAAGAAGATCTAAGTCGGTGAGCCGACATTATCTTGGGCGTGAGCAACCCCTCTTCCTCAGGCACGCGGGTCTATTGTCCAATTTGGCCGCTTATTGTCGCGACTTCGCCAAAATGGCGTCGGAGCAATTGGCGCAAATCGAACATGAAACAACAACGTGTTGAAATTACTATCTGATTTGGTTGGCACAGCGCTTGCATTTTTGACAACGACCTTACTCACC from Sinorhizobium alkalisoli encodes the following:
- a CDS encoding ferredoxin family protein — protein: MTAPFVRIEDRLYQNRYLVDAGRPHIKVRPHQSPSANLLALTRICPAQCYEVNENGQVEVTADGCMECGTCRVLCEANGDIDWSYPRGGFGVLFKFG
- a CDS encoding electron transfer flavoprotein subunit alpha/FixB family protein, with the translated sequence MGTRKTKAPPPAALGRAGTKRNLPDHFKKYRHVWVFIELERGQVHPVSFELLGEGRRLADQLGVQLAGVVLGPPGDSTRHAVAEAFAYDADLVYLVEKPLLTDYRNESFTKALTDLVNTYKPEILLLGATTLGRDLAGSVATTLLTGLTADCTGLDVDDDGSLAATRPTFGGSLLCTIYTLNCRPQMATVRPRVMRMPQRSNKRIGRVIRHDLRMLEDEIVTKVVGFLSDGQSENANLAYADVVVAGGLGLGAADNLQLLKNLAQTIGGDYGCSRPLVQKGWMAADRQIGQTGKTIRPKLYIAAGISGAIQHRVGVEGADLIVAINTDPNAPIFDFANIGVVADAVSFLPALTEVFIRRLAPGNHIRLVN
- the nifA gene encoding nif-specific transcriptional activator NifA; translation: MTERTAQTMHKPDFWASGIYRVSKVLIGPANLETKLANVIKALSAILPMRRGAIVVLNAGGAPELVATLGVEQASQGARCIPAKAAIDRILAKGAPLVVPDTCKSDLFQAELQTSSNATGPTTFVGVPMKVDQETLGTLWLDRAKDGGTRIQFEEEVRFLSMIANLAARAVRLDRHQSRDGQSILGEEGARKTSSGEKELPEPAPQRPTKIDWIVGESPALKQVVESVKVVAITNSAVLLRGESGTGKEFFAKAIHELSPRRKKPFVKLNCAALSAGVLESELFGHEKGAFTGAISQRAGRFELAHGGTLLLDEIGEISPAFQAKLLRVLQEGELERVGGTKTLKVDVRLICATNKDLEAAVADGEFRADLYYRINVVPIFLPPLRERNGDISRLARVFLDRFNRENNRDLTFTPAALELLSKCNFPGNVRELENCVRRTATLARSGTILPSDFSCLKDQCLSSMLWKSADRPLAGNTLNGTVESPVSFGYSTGPAGLTVAPHLTDRELLISAMEKAGWVQAKAARILGLTPRQVGYALRRHRIQVKKI
- a CDS encoding FAD-dependent oxidoreductase is translated as MTKEKFDAIVVGAGMSGNAAAYTMASRGLKVLQLERGEYPGSKNVQGAILYANMLETIIPDFRDDAPLERHLIEQRFWLMDDTSHTGVHYRSDDFNEPTPNRYTIIRAQFDKWFSRKVREAGATVLCETTATELVLDGGGKVIGVRTDRAGDPIHAEVVVLAEGVNGLLGTRAGFRKVPKPEAVALAVKEMHFLPEEVIGERFGLTGDQGCVIEAAGTISRGMAGLGFLYTNKESVSLGFGCLVSDFAATMESPYTLLDAFKDHPSIRPLLAGSEVKEYAAHLIPEGGYKAIPQLFGNGWVVVGDAGQLNNAVHREGSNLAMTSGRIAGEAISIIKSQGCPMGPENLSLYKAMLDKSFVVKDLKKYKDMPALLHTNSRNFFLTYPQLLSKAAQNFVRVDGTPKIEKEKATTAAFVKARSRWGLFSDAVRLALAWR